A region of Prochlorococcus marinus subsp. pastoris str. CCMP1986 DNA encodes the following proteins:
- a CDS encoding ferritin, producing the protein MTMNNLKTKKLVNLGPSGRAVAQPMDVSLLDNFYEHLTMERYANVQYFSIYLWFQERDLDGFASHFLSESQGEMEHAYKFANYFIARGQTVKLKELPAPIQTWDSIEDIISYSFNMEADLTSSLQQLYSISERISDTRTSVFLDPIVDAQTKSEDEFAHILGKVKFAANQPSAILLIDSDLKKK; encoded by the coding sequence ATGACTATGAATAATTTAAAAACAAAAAAATTAGTTAATTTAGGTCCTTCTGGTAGAGCTGTTGCTCAGCCAATGGATGTTAGCTTATTGGATAACTTTTATGAACATCTAACAATGGAAAGATATGCAAATGTTCAATATTTTTCTATTTATTTATGGTTTCAAGAAAGAGATTTAGATGGCTTTGCTTCACATTTTCTAAGTGAATCTCAAGGAGAAATGGAACATGCCTATAAATTTGCTAATTATTTTATTGCTCGTGGACAAACCGTAAAATTGAAGGAATTACCTGCTCCAATTCAGACATGGGATTCTATTGAGGATATAATTTCTTATTCATTCAATATGGAAGCTGATTTAACTTCTTCGTTACAACAGTTATATTCAATTTCAGAGAGAATTTCAGATACAAGAACTAGTGTTTTCTTAGATCCAATTGTGGATGCTCAAACAAAATCTGAGGATGAATTTGCTCATATATTAGGAAAAGTTAAATTTGCAGCGAATCAGCCTTCTGCAATACTTTTAATTGATAGTGATTTAAAGAAAAAATAA
- a CDS encoding helix-turn-helix domain-containing protein — protein sequence MNFHNYGEYSSKTVRKVTMVTGQSVLIDPSSRPMGTCLEVESGIARVYCPCEETEGMTLAFLQSGDQLRTDLLCSEGVCVEGLTDLSFQSNVNISENAGFDAVNEWTLQLLRIRHLGNAEQRLQALFSILVNRLGRRCGQWCVLPFRLTHERIGELIGSTRVTSTRLISKLRSSELLIAPLGTQTVSVAPSFIEASPL from the coding sequence ATGAATTTCCATAATTATGGAGAATATTCATCAAAAACTGTTCGTAAAGTAACTATGGTAACTGGACAGTCAGTTCTTATCGATCCCTCCTCGAGGCCAATGGGGACCTGTCTTGAAGTTGAGAGCGGCATTGCAAGAGTATATTGCCCATGTGAAGAAACAGAAGGGATGACTCTTGCTTTCTTGCAATCAGGAGATCAATTAAGAACTGATTTATTATGCAGTGAAGGTGTTTGTGTAGAAGGGTTAACTGATTTGTCCTTCCAAAGTAATGTTAATATTTCTGAAAATGCTGGATTTGATGCTGTTAATGAATGGACTCTTCAACTCTTGAGAATAAGACATCTTGGAAATGCAGAGCAAAGACTACAAGCTCTATTTTCAATATTAGTTAACCGTCTCGGAAGAAGATGCGGTCAATGGTGCGTATTACCTTTTAGGCTTACTCATGAAAGGATAGGAGAATTAATAGGTTCAACACGGGTAACATCTACAAGATTAATCTCAAAACTCCGTTCATCTGAGTTATTAATAGCTCCACTTGGAACACAGACAGTAAGTGTGGCCCCATCATTTATTGAAGCCTCCCCTTTATAA
- a CDS encoding ABC transporter ATP-binding protein translates to MTNDLWLEAKNISCFKNEYEVVKDLNLKLKYSENVIMIGPNGSGKSSLLELINRNIYPVLKKDTVFKLFNKGHISIWELRKKISTVNQDVKARVNANITVFDLIISGLYGKYCKILNKSEKDVLLAENLINKMLITKLSQRYFSHLSEGEKQIVLIARALVKNPEILILDEPIANLDLKSKFYVIDQINELTRLNTKIICVTHDISMITEIYNRVIMMKDRIIIADGTQSETINGKILSILFDINIEVAKYKGYWHVYRKAKELQSIE, encoded by the coding sequence GTGACTAATGATTTATGGCTTGAAGCAAAAAATATTAGTTGCTTTAAAAATGAATACGAGGTAGTGAAGGATTTAAATTTAAAACTAAAATATAGTGAAAATGTAATTATGATTGGACCTAATGGCTCTGGAAAGTCATCTTTATTAGAATTAATAAATAGAAATATTTATCCAGTTTTAAAGAAAGATACTGTTTTTAAACTATTTAATAAAGGACACATTAGTATTTGGGAACTTAGAAAAAAGATCAGTACAGTAAATCAGGATGTTAAGGCAAGAGTAAATGCAAATATAACGGTATTTGATTTAATTATTAGTGGTTTATATGGTAAGTATTGCAAAATCTTAAATAAATCTGAAAAGGATGTTTTATTAGCGGAAAATCTAATTAACAAGATGTTAATAACAAAGTTATCCCAAAGATATTTTTCACATTTATCTGAAGGTGAAAAACAAATTGTTCTAATTGCTAGAGCTTTAGTTAAAAATCCAGAGATATTAATTCTAGATGAACCAATTGCTAATTTAGATTTAAAATCAAAATTCTATGTAATAGATCAAATTAATGAATTAACAAGATTAAATACTAAAATAATTTGCGTAACTCATGATATATCAATGATTACAGAAATATACAACAGGGTCATAATGATGAAAGACAGAATAATAATTGCAGATGGAACGCAAAGCGAAACAATAAATGGCAAAATTTTAAGTATTTTATTTGATATTAATATCGAGGTTGCTAAATATAAAGGCTATTGGCATGTTTACAGAAAAGCTAAAGAACTACAATCAATAGAATAA
- a CDS encoding Rieske 2Fe-2S domain-containing protein, which produces MENKQINFFKTKDINTVLKPFKKGTVVNIDNLEVREKQKELKLGLHGWYAICPSTELKKNKIHYFSLFDEPLLLFRDKNNNVRCIKNICPHRGSSFYGGSISNGELTCPYHGARFSSQGNCQNIDRITCSHIVDNNYDNYAKRIHLSQFKVVERESYIFIYFTDKSETDLNKFNDDSLISNYDLTANGFSVKDSVSEEVLVDFKCDWSRIIENHLDILHIFWVHGDTIPDKDVNKNVLVSFNQKININPNYIESIYFYKNNPTKEFIRIKYIPPGRILIYKGDPAASRYVQVLDHIPLGDNKARVIVRHYRKFLKNKFLNNLILFKEIQKKIFYKIFDEDYMILKTQTYNQKLGLIKNDEIKLLGEDRIINYFWNWYKKSEEKDNPWKHINKNKELNVYDEIILKYPPEIKKLEVINNINIIRKTFIRYAAPLVFLLLII; this is translated from the coding sequence ATGGAAAATAAGCAAATTAATTTTTTTAAAACTAAAGATATTAATACGGTTTTAAAGCCTTTTAAAAAAGGAACTGTAGTTAATATAGATAATTTGGAGGTAAGAGAAAAACAAAAAGAATTAAAATTAGGTTTACATGGCTGGTATGCAATTTGTCCTTCAACAGAGCTTAAAAAAAACAAAATTCATTATTTTTCATTGTTTGATGAACCTCTTCTTCTTTTTAGAGACAAGAACAATAATGTTAGATGTATCAAAAATATTTGCCCTCATAGAGGTTCCTCCTTTTATGGCGGTTCAATTTCTAATGGTGAATTAACATGCCCATATCATGGGGCAAGATTCAGTTCTCAAGGAAACTGTCAAAATATAGATAGGATAACCTGTAGTCATATTGTTGACAATAATTATGATAATTATGCAAAGAGAATTCACTTATCTCAATTCAAAGTAGTAGAGAGGGAAAGTTATATCTTTATTTATTTTACTGACAAGTCAGAGACAGATTTAAATAAATTTAACGATGATTCATTAATTAGTAATTATGATTTAACTGCTAATGGATTTTCAGTTAAAGATTCCGTATCTGAAGAAGTTTTAGTTGATTTTAAATGTGATTGGTCAAGAATTATCGAAAATCATTTGGATATACTTCATATATTTTGGGTTCATGGTGATACAATTCCAGACAAAGATGTAAATAAAAATGTTCTAGTAAGTTTTAATCAAAAAATAAATATCAATCCAAATTATATTGAAAGTATATATTTCTACAAAAATAATCCTACAAAAGAATTTATAAGAATAAAGTATATTCCGCCAGGAAGGATTTTAATCTATAAAGGAGATCCAGCCGCTTCACGATATGTGCAAGTGCTTGATCACATTCCCCTAGGAGATAATAAAGCGAGAGTAATAGTTAGACATTATAGGAAATTCCTTAAAAACAAATTCCTTAATAATTTAATATTATTCAAAGAGATTCAAAAAAAGATTTTTTACAAAATTTTTGATGAAGATTATATGATTCTTAAAACCCAAACTTATAATCAAAAATTAGGCTTAATAAAAAATGACGAGATAAAATTACTAGGTGAAGATAGAATAATTAATTATTTCTGGAATTGGTATAAAAAATCTGAAGAAAAGGATAATCCTTGGAAACACATAAATAAAAATAAGGAACTAAATGTTTATGATGAGATAATTCTGAAATATCCTCCAGAAATTAAGAAATTGGAAGTAATTAATAATATAAATATAATAAGAAAAACATTTATAAGATATGCAGCACCACTCGTGTTTTTGTTGCTCATAATATAA
- a CDS encoding cytochrome oxidase, which translates to MAETFPWDYKFGDENFQKEPWILNKGKQNVTIEKSLDNKGFFYVQKNEERRLSLNHLQIKSTYNQLIQFGYKLQK; encoded by the coding sequence TTGGCTGAAACTTTCCCATGGGATTACAAATTTGGAGATGAAAATTTTCAAAAAGAGCCTTGGATTCTAAATAAAGGGAAGCAAAACGTAACAATTGAGAAAAGTTTAGACAATAAAGGTTTTTTTTATGTCCAAAAGAATGAAGAAAGACGTCTATCTCTAAACCATTTACAAATTAAATCTACGTATAACCAATTGATTCAATTTGGTTATAAGCTACAAAAATAA
- a CDS encoding high light inducible protein: protein MSPLAVFLILIVSLTALLVASLTKQFQEENLIYSNKNQMTNSNTKTKTIEKEKVVAETLNGRFAMIGLIAAVGAYLTTGQIIPGFV, encoded by the coding sequence ATGAGTCCACTAGCAGTTTTTTTGATTTTAATTGTATCTCTAACTGCTTTACTCGTTGCTTCCCTAACTAAACAATTTCAAGAAGAAAATTTAATCTACTCAAACAAAAATCAAATGACAAACTCAAACACAAAAACTAAAACAATCGAGAAGGAAAAAGTTGTTGCAGAAACTCTCAACGGTAGATTTGCAATGATCGGACTTATAGCTGCAGTTGGTGCATATCTAACTACAGGTCAAATCATTCCAGGTTTCGTTTAA
- a CDS encoding high light inducible protein yields MSNSSYTTTESGGRQNMFPSETRPYIDESVSYDGYPQNAEKVNGRWAMIGFVALLGAYVTTGQIIPGIF; encoded by the coding sequence ATGTCAAATTCTTCATACACAACAACTGAGTCTGGCGGAAGACAAAACATGTTTCCATCAGAAACTCGTCCTTACATAGATGAGTCAGTTTCTTATGACGGCTATCCTCAAAACGCAGAAAAAGTTAACGGTCGTTGGGCAATGATTGGCTTCGTAGCATTATTAGGTGCATACGTAACAACAGGTCAAATCATTCCAGGTATTTTTTAA
- a CDS encoding high light inducible protein, with product MTPDAERFNGLAAMLGFVAAVGAYVTTGQIIPGFF from the coding sequence ATGACACCTGACGCAGAAAGATTTAACGGCTTAGCAGCAATGCTTGGTTTCGTAGCAGCTGTTGGCGCATACGTAACAACTGGTCAAATAATTCCTGGTTTTTTCTAA
- a CDS encoding DUF1651 domain-containing protein codes for MNLGAANVWSNFSYGYRNESPSGWLLNPDRSRLILFTRNEKSTRNNIMIFAHKYYANDLGEPSAIKSSSQMHLEKAWDKWHDLQLEGWTFEELELPESA; via the coding sequence ATGAACCTTGGAGCAGCTAATGTTTGGTCTAATTTTTCTTATGGTTATCGTAATGAGTCCCCAAGTGGTTGGCTTCTTAACCCCGATCGCAGCAGACTAATTTTATTTACAAGAAATGAAAAATCAACCAGAAATAATATCATGATTTTTGCCCATAAATATTATGCAAACGATCTTGGTGAGCCCTCAGCAATCAAGTCATCAAGTCAAATGCATTTGGAAAAAGCCTGGGATAAATGGCATGATCTTCAACTAGAAGGTTGGACTTTTGAGGAACTAGAATTACCTGAATCGGCATGA